From Thermococcus barophilus MP:
AAGGATGGCTTGCTTTACGTTTCTATACCCAATGTTCCTGGTGTTGTCAAGTTCGTTTATGTAATGAGGGCCCTTGGTCTTGAGAGTGATAAGGAAATCGTTGATGCAATAAGTGATGATCCAAGGATACAGCAGGTTCTTTTCGACAACCTTGAGGATGCAAGCGATATTCAGACCCAAGAAGAGGCTTTGGATTACATTGGTAAGAAAGCCCTTCCAGGGCAGCCAAGAGAGTACCGGCTAAGGAGGGCAGAGTCAATAATTGACAACAACCTCTTGCCTCACATGGGAGTTAGACCGGAGGACAGAATTAAGAAAGCGTATTATCTTGGCATGATGGCACTCAAAGTGCTTGAGCTTTCACTTGGTCTGAGAGGAGAAGACGACAAAGATCACTATGCCAACAAGAGGCTTCGTTTGGCTGGAGATCTGCTTAGAGACCTGTTCAGAGTTGCATTCGGTCAGCTTGTTAAGGACATGCAGTATCAGCTGACCAAGACCTATCAGCGGAAAGGAGAGAAATACGTTTTTGAAAACGTTCAGAGATTTGTGAGAAATTCTGTGAGACCGGACGTTCTTACGGAGAGGATTGAGCACGCCTTAGCAACAGGCGCCTGGCCTGGTGGAAGAACTGGTGTCAGCCAGCTTTTGGATAGAACAAACTACATGTCAACTCTCTCACACCTGAGAAGGGTCACCTCACCGCTGAGCAGAGACCAGCCGCACTTCGAGGCAAGAGATCTGCACGGAACCCACTGGGGAAGAATCTGCCCAACTGAAACGCCAGAAGGTCCAAATTGTGGTCTTGTTAAGAACTTAGCATTGATGGCTCAGATCACAACTGCTATTCCAGAGGAAGAGGTTCTCAAGTACCTGAGGAAGCTCGGCATTGTTTCAATTGAAGAGAGGAGACCAAACCCACATGTCTGGAGAGTATATCTTAATGGTGTGCTGATTGGGACGGTTGAGGATGGCATAGCTTTGGTAAACAGGATTAAAGCCGACAGAAGGGCTGGCAAGATTAGCGATGTCATAAACGTTGCATACTATGATGACGTCAGGGAAGTTTACATTAACAGCGATGACGGTAGAGTTAGAAGACCTCTTATCGTCGTTGAGAACGGTGTTCCAAAGCTTACAAAGGAGCACGTTGAAGGAATAAAGAATGGAACGCTTACATGGAGCGATCTAATTAAAATGGGTGTCATCGAGTATCTCGATGCGGAGGAAGAAGAAAATGCATACGTTGCAACCTGGCCGTGGGAAGTCACAAAAGAACACACCCACTTAGAGCTGATGCCCGCTGCAATCCTTGGTATTCCTGCATCACTCGTTCCCTATCCAGAGCACAACGCAGCTCCAAGAAACACCTATGGAGCGGGTATGGCTAAGCAGAGCCTGGGTTTAGGATGGGCTAACTTCAGAATCAGAGTTGACACCAGAGGACACCTCTTGCACTATCCACAGATCCCACTTGTCAACTCAAGAATAATGAAGGCTGTCGGTTTTGAGGAGAGACCTGCTGGTCAGAACTTTGTCGTTGCTGTCCTCAGCTACCAGGGTTACAACATGGAAGATGCCATCGTGATCAATAAGGCATCAATTGAGAGGGGATTGGCGAGATCAACATTCTTCAGAACATATGAGGCTGAGGAGAAGAAGTACCTTGGCGGTCAAACGGATAAGTTTGAAATTCCAGACCCAACTGTTAGGGGATACAGGGGAGAGAAGTACTACAGACACTTGGATGAGGATGGTATAATCTTCCCAGAGTCAAAGGTCAGTGGTAAGGATGTTCTTGTTGGTAGAACTTCACCGCCGAGGTTCCTTGAAGAGCAGAGCGGATTGGGTGGAATAATCCTTCAGGAGAGGAGGGAGACAAGCATAGCTGTAAGGCCAAGTGAGAAGGGTGTAGTTGATAAAGTCATAATTACTGAGACTGGAGATGGAACCAAGCTCGTTAAAGTTACCGTTAGAGACCTTAGGATTCCAGAGCTTGGAGACAAGTTCGCAAGCAGACATGGACAGAAGGGTGTTATAGGCTTAATCGTTCCACAAGAGGACATGCCGTGGACAGAGAGCGGAATAGTCCCTGATCTCATAGTCAACCCACACGGTATTCCATCTCGTATGACTGTCGGACAGCTCATTGAAGCAATTGGTGGAAAGGTTGCATCTCTTAAGGGAAGGAGAATTGATGGAACGGCATTCATTGGAGAGCCAGAAGAGAAGCTTAGAAAAGAGCTCGAGGAGCTCGGATTCAAGCACAGCGGAAGGGAGATCATGTATGATGGAATTACTGGGAGGAGATTAGAGGCAGACATCTTTATCGGTGTCATCTACTACCAGCGTTTGCACCACATGGTCGCCGATAAGATGCACGCTCGTTCAAGAGGTCCAGTGCAGGTTCTTACAAAGCAGCCAACTGAAGGTAGGGCAAGGGAAGGTGGTCTTAGATTCGGTGAGATGGAAAGAGACGTTCTCATTGGGCACGGTGCTGCAATGCTCCTTGTGGAGCGTCTATTGGAGGAGAGCGACAAGACAGAGGTCTGGGTCTGTGAGACCTGTGGTCACTTAGCGTTAGAAGATAAGAGAAGGGGACAAGTGTACTGTCCAGTATGTGGAGAGACTGAAAAGATAAGTAAAGTTGAGATGAGCTACGCATTTAAGCTGTTGCTGGACGAGCTTAAGGCTATGGTGATAAGGCCTGCTTTGAGATTAAAGGAGAGGGTGTGAGAGCGATGCAGTCAATTAAAAAGGTTATCGGTTCAATTGAGTTTGGTATCCTTTCCCCTCAAGAGATTAGAAAGATGAGCGCTGCCGAAATTACAGTTCCAGACACTTACGATGACGATGGCTATCCAATAGAAGGAGGACTGATGGACAAGCGCTTGGGCGTTATTGATCCGGGTCTGAGATGTGAAACCTGTGGTGCAAGATACGGTGATTGCCCTGGCCACTTTGGACACATTGAGCTCGCTCGTCCAGTAATTCACGTTGGATTTGCCAAGACAATCTACCGCATCCTGGAAAGCACTTGTAGGGAATGTGGCAGGATAAAGCTCACCGACGAAGAAATTGAGGAGTACATGAAGAAGTTTGAGCTGATCGGTGATAGGAAGAAAACAAAAGACAAGCTCATCAAAGAGATTCACAAGAAGGCAAAGGAAAGAATGGTCTGTCCCCACTGTGGTGCTCCACAGTTCCCACTGAAGTTTGAGAGGCCAACGATTTATTGGGAACTCAGAAGGGATGAGCAGGGTAACGAGTACAAGCACAGAATGATGCCCACTGAAGTCAGAGATAGACTTGAGAAGATTCCCGACAGGGATTTGCCTCTTCTTGGTCTTCATCCTGAAAAATCTCGTCCGGAATGGATGGTTCTCACGGTTCTGCCCGTTCCTCCTGTCACTGTAAGACCATCCATCACCTTAGAGAGCGGTATAAGAGCTGAGGATGATTTGACTCACAAGCTGGTTGATATCATTAGAATCAACAACAGACTTAAGACTAACATTGAAGCTGGTGCACCTCAGCTGATTATTGAGGACCTCTGGGATCTCCTCCAGTACCACGTTACCACCTACATCAACAACGAAACCTCGGGCGTTCCTGCTGCGAAGCACAAGAGCGGACGTCCATTAAAAACCTTAGCGCAGAGATTGAAAGGCAAGGAAGGAAGATTCAGAGGAAACCTCAGCGGTAAGCGTGTCAACTTTTCAGCAAGAACCGTTATTTCTCCAGATCCAATGCTCAGCATCAATGAAGTTGGTGTTCCCTTGGCAATTGCTATGGAGCTGACAGTTCCTGAAAAGGTTACAGACTTCAACATTGAGAAGCTCAGAAAAATGGTTTTGAATGGTCCAGAAAAGTATCCGGGAGCGAACTATGTAATTGATCCGCAGGGAAGAAGGATTAGACTCATGGAGAGCAACAGAGAAACAATTGCAGAGATGCTCGACATAGGTTGGACGGTGGAGAGGCACTTAATGGATGGGGATATTGTCCTCTTTAACAGACAGCCTTCTCTGCACAGAATGAGTATCATGGCTCACCGCGTTAGGGTAATGCCTTACAAAACCTTCCGCCTCAACTTGGCAGTATGTCCGCCTTACAACGCTGATTTTGATGGAGACGAAATGAACCTCCACGTTCCACAGACAGAGGAAGCACAAGCTGAAGCAAGGATTTTAATGGAAGTGCAGAACCACATAATTTCACCAAGATATGGAGGACCAATCATCGGTGGAATTCAGGATCACATCTCGGGTGGATATCTGCTTACAAGGGAGGGAGCATACTTCACAAGGAGCGAAGTTGAGCAGATGCTCATGTTTGCTGGTGTTGACATTGACAAGCTTCCAGAGCCGGATAAAGTTGAGGATGGTATTGAATACTGGAGCGGAAAGACAATATTCTCCCTCCTCCTTCCAGATGACCTAACAATATGGTACAGAAATAAGCTCTGTGACGACCCAAGCAAGTGCGAGCCGCTTGAAAAGCTCATTGAAGAAAAGCTCCTTCCGGATCCAGAAGAAGTTAGGAAACTGGCATATGATGGATTCGTTTACATTCAAAACGGTAAATTGTTAAGCGGTGCAATTGACAAAAAGGCTTACGGTAGAGAGGATGGCAAGATCCTTGACATAATAGTTAGAGAGTACGGCGTTGAGAGGGCGAGACAGTTCCTTGATCAGGTTACAAAGCTCGCAATCTGGGTGATAACGCACAAGGGCTTCACAACGGCAATTGATGATGAGGACTTGCCTGAGGAAGCAATGGACAGGATTAAGGAGATTATCAGGGAAGCTGAGGAGAGAGTAAAGAGACTCATTGAGGCTTACAAAGCTGGAGAGCTTGAGCCACTGCCCGGTAAGACTCTTGAGGAAACACTGGAGAGCAAAATCATGGCAGTCTTGGCTGAGGCGAGAGACAACGCCGGTAAAGTCGCCGAACAGTACCTTGGTATGAACAACTTCGCAGTTATCATGGCAAAAACCGGTGCAAGAGGTAAGATACTCAACATCACGCAGATGGCAGCTTTACTCGGTCAACAGTCAATCAGAGGTAAGCGTTTGTACAGGGGTTATAGAGGAAGAGTGCTAAGTCACTTTAAGCCTGGCGACTTAGGTGCGAGAGCGAGGGGATTTGTTATCAATTCATACAAGAGCGGACTGACACCACAGGAATATTTCTTCCATGCAATGGGTGGTAGAGAAGGGCTGGTTGATACAGCAGTCAGAACAGCCCAGAGCGGTTACATGCAGCGTAGATTGATCAATGCTCTGCAGGACCTTAAAGTCGACTACGACGGAACGGTTAGAGACCCAACTGGAATAATCGTCCAGTTCCGCTATGGTGAGGATGGTGTTGACCCAATGAAGAGCTGGCAAGGGAAAACTGTTGATATCGACAGAATTATTGTGAGGTCTCTGATTAAATTGAGGGCAAACAGCAAGTGAGGTGATTTGGATGGTTGCTCCTTCCACTATTAAATCTTTAATTGAGAAGAATGCTCCTCATCTTCCCGAGAAAACCAAGGAAGAGCTTTATGAGAAGCTTGTCAAGTACAACGAAAAGTACAAGCTCAAGAAGAAGGAAGTTGAGGCGATTATAGAGGAAGTTGTTAAAGAATATGAAAACGCTGTGGTTGAACCCGGTGAGGCAATTGGTACTGTGGCTGCTCAGTCTATTGGTGAGCCTTCAACACAGATGACGCTTAACACTTTCCACTATGCTGGTGTCGCTGAGATCAACGTTACCCTTGGTCTGCCAAGAATCATTGAGATTGTTGATGCAAGGAAAAATCCCTCAACACCAATCATGACGGTTTATCTTGATGAGGAGCATCGCTATGATAGGGAAAAGGCATTAGAAGTTGCGAGAAAGATTGAGGGGACTACTTTAATTAATTTGGCCCAGAGCATGACAATGGACATTCTTAACATGGAGTTTGTTGTTGAGATTGATCCAGAGCGCTTGGAGAGAAGCGGTTTAACAATGGAGAAGATTAAAAAGAAGCTTGAAAGCTCGTTCAAGACAGCTGAATTTGAAGTTGATGGATATACGCTTATAGTGAGGCCCAAGAAGGCGGAGAAGCTTTCCGACTTAAGAAGGATTGCCGAAAAGGTTAAAAGCCATCGCTTAAAAGGTCTCTCAGGCGTTGGAAAAACTATAATCCGCAAAGAGGGCGATGAGTACGTTATCTACACAGAGGGCTCAAACTTCAAGCAAGTACTGAAGGTTCCAGGTGTCGATCCAACAAGAACAAGAACAAACAACATCCACGAAATCGCAGAAGTTCTGGGAATTGAAGCAGCGAGAAATGCAATCATTGAGGAGATTGTAAATACTATGCAGGAGCAAGGTCTTGAAGTAGATGTGAGACATATCATGCTCGTCGCTGATATAATGACCCTTGATGGGATCGTTAGACCCATCGGAAGGCATGGTGTTGTTGGGGACCCGGCGAGCGTATTAGCAAGGGCAGCTTTCGAGATAACCGTTCAACATCTGTTTGAAGCCGCTGAAAGGGGAGAAGTTGACCCCTTAAACGGTGTCGTTGAAAATGTCCTCATCGGACAGCCTGTTCCAGTTGGAACAGGCATAGTTAGGCTCGCTATGAGGTTACCATTAAAACCAATAGAAGAAGAGTAGGAGGTGTGATTAATGGATGTAGCTTTCGAGCTTAGAAAGGCTCTCGAAACAGGAAAGGTAGTCATCGGTTCAAACAAAACTGTAAAATTAGCCAAGATCGGTGGTGCAAAGCTTATCATCGTTGCAAAGAATGCGCCGAAGGAAGTTAAGGACGATATTTACTACTATGCCAAGCTCAGCAATATACCAGTCTATGAATACGAAGGAACAAGCGTTGATCTGGGAACTGTCCTCGGTAAGCCATTTGTAGTGGCATCCTTAGCTATAGTAGATCCGGGAGAAAGCAACATTTTAGCCTTAGCTGGGGGTAAGCAGTGATGCCCCTGAAGTTAAATACCGACCAGATCAAGTATATTGCCCTCTTTGAGAGCTTCACAGGAGCTACAGTGCTTGACTGCATTATAGATCAAGACAGAAACCGCCTGATCTATGTTATAAAGAAGGGCGAGATGGGATTGGCTTTAGGGAAGAGGGGAATGAACGTTAGGAGAATACAGAGCATGCTTGGAAAGGAGATTGATCTCATCGAGCACTCAGAGAATCCAGAAGAGTTTCTCAGGAACATTTATAAAACAATGGGCGTAAGAGTTAAAAAAGTCCACATAACTGAAAAGAAGAATGGTAAAAAGGTCGCCCTCCTTGATGTTAATCAGAGGGATAAGCCGAGGGCGATCGGTAGAGGCGGTCATAATATAAATCTCGTTAAGGAATTAATGGAGAGACACCATGGAATTGAAGATGTGGTCATAATTTGAGGTGATGATCATGCCTGGAAAGAAAGCACCATATGGAGAATTTGCTGGAAGAAAGCTCAAGCTCAAGAGAAAGAAGTTCAGATGGAGCGATATCACATTCAAGAGAAGAGTGCTTAGACTCAAGGAGAAGAGCGATCCCCTTGAGGGTGCTCCACAAGCAAGAGGAATTGTCCTTGAGAAGATTGCCGTAGAGGCAAAGCAGCCCAACTCTGGAATGAGAAAGGCAGTTAGAGTTCAGCTCATCAAGAACGGTAAGGTCGTTACAGCCTTCTGTCCTGGTGATGGAGCTATTAACCACATTGACGAGCACGATGAGGTAATCATCGAGGGTATCGGTGGTCCAAAGGGTGGTTCAATGGGTGACATCCCAGGAATTAGATACAAGGTCGTTAAGGTCAACAGAGTTTCACTCAAAGAATTGGTTAAGGGTAGAAAGGAGAAGCCAAGAAGGTGATGCTCATGGCAAAGCCATTACAAGAGAGATTTTTCATCCCAAAGGACTTGAAGGTCTTTGGAAAGTGGAGCACTGAGGATGTCGTTGTAAACGACCCATCACTCAAGCCATACATCAACCTTGAGCCTCGCTTGTTGCCCCACACTCATGGAAGACACGCAAAGAAGCCCTTTGGTAAAGCTAACGTTCACATTGTGGAGAGACTCATCAACAAGGTCATGAGAAGCGGTGCATCAAGTTATAAAGTAGCGGGGCACTTCATGAGAAGAGAACACCGCTCGTTGATGAGCAAAAAGATGAAGGCTTATGAGGTCGTCAAGGAGGCATTTGAGATCATTGAGAAGAGAACAAAGCAGAACCCAATCCAAGTTCTCATCAGGGCTATCGAAAATGCCGCTCCAAGAGAGGACACAACAACTGTTATGTTTGGTGGTATCAGATATCACGTTGCCGTTGATATCTCACCATTGAGAAGGCTTGATGTTGCTTTGAGAAACATTGCATTAGGCGCATCTGCAAAGTGTTACAGAAACAAGATGAGCTACGCTGAAGCACTTGCAGAGGAAATCATTGCAGCAGCAAACAAGGACACAAAGAGCTACGCTTACAGCAAGAAGGAAGAAATCGAGAGGATTGCACAGTCCTCAAGGTGAGGGCTGTTTTTATTTCCCTCACTTTTCTATATCACCTGATCTTAAATTCACGAGATGCAGTGTTTGAGGATATTACGTTAAGAGGCTTTTTCCAACCATCTCTTTGGGCTTCTCAATTCCGAAGAAAGTTAAAACCGTTGGAGCTATGTCCATAAGACATGCATTCTCAATATTGACATTCTCAAATCCCCATAAAATTAATGGAACTTTCACAACTTGTTCATTCATTGAGCCGTGCATGCCCTTAACCCAGTAGCTTGTCCCCTTAATGCCTTTACACTTCGCATGGCTGCAGAACCAGTATCCCTCTTTAGCTGAAACCATCAGCTCTCCACTGTTCGGTGTATTTAGGTGAGGCAAATCATCTCTGAAAAAGACGTGCTTAACTCCTGGGGCTTTTAGTAAAACTTGATAGGCTTCTTCAGCTTGATTCGGATCTTTCAGATAGATATGCACTCCCCCACCTGAAGAAACACGGAGTGTTTCAATACCATGCTTCTTCAAATAAGTCTTGAGGTTCACCCAGGTGTGAACGTTCTCCTGCCCGTGGTCTGCAAAGATAATGAAAGCGTATTCATCTTTTAAACGCTTCCAAATCAGCTTGAGCATCTCGTCAACGGTTTTTACAGCTTTTAGAGCCTCTTCGCTCTTAATACCGTAATCGTGCTGCATTCCATCAATTGAGCAGAAGTGAACCAGCAATAGATCTGGCTTGCATTCCTCATAAAGGTATAATGCTGACTGTGCAACCCATACGTCTTTCCTCCAATCCCTTCCATGCTGTCTGTAAAGCTTGTCATCACTGAAGAATGGTGGAAAAATCCTCACGTTGGTTCCGCTGAAAGGTGGCATTGTATAGCCGCTGACAGAGGCACTCCTTATTCCTTTTTCCCTGAGAATATCAACAATTGTTCTTGCCTTTATCACCTTATGGGGATTAAATGCAACCTCATAATCGTAGAAGTTTATCTTCCTGTCAGATAGGCGGTCATAGTAGCCATTCTCAACAACACCGTGGTCTTTTGGATAAACGCCAGTCATTACAGAGGTGTGGACTAAGTCAGTGAGAGTGGGAAAGATGGAGTCAACTACCTCAAAGGATCCCTCTTCAATCAAACTGCGGAGGAAGGGCATGTGCTTAAGATTGTAAACTCCATTCCCATCGAGACTTATTAAAGCAAGCTTTTCTCTCATAAAAGCACCTCAATTAGCTGTCAGCCTGACGTGCAGTCATCACCACTCAGACCTAGCGAACTTCATCATCTACGGGATTTCTTAGATACCATAAAATTAAAAGTTTTTCAAAAATTCATCGAGTGTCATCTGTTTCTTCCGCATCTTTAAGAGCCAGCTCTTCTCGAGATATTTCTCAAGAGGGTGCTCTAAGAGCTTTTTAACTTCGTTTAAAGCCTCCTGCAGTGTGTCGAATTTCCCAACTGGGTTTTTCAGTGCCTTTTTAACTCCCAATCTAATCTGCCATACTCCAACAGGAGCATAATATTTCGGGGTCACTTCTCTGAATACTAAAATCCTTGCTTGCCTTTTTCTATTCCTTAGGAATTCAAGAACACTTAAGCGAGCCGCATAGTAGGCGCCGGTTGTTTCTTCAGCATACCCTCTGATGCCCCTCCAATCTTCATAGTCATGAATCACTTGGGGCTCTTCGCTTCCAAACAGCGAGCCCTTGAGCCACACCTCTAAGAGCTCAAATGCATAGCTCTCCGGCATCAAAAGCACAGCGTATCTGTTCCCAAGGAATTCGTAAAAGTAAAGCTCGAACTCGTTTATTGTGTCATATTTTAGAATCTCTTTTCTCAAATGCTTTCCAATGGTGTCTTGAACTGCTGTGATGCTCCATCTCGTTGGCACAAGCTTTCTGCTAATCCCCAACAAACCAGCTGAAAGCAATCGTATAATGTAATATTCGTCAAATTCCCAAGTGTAAAGCTTTATAATGGCTTCTTCAGCCTTTAATTCATCGCTTACAACATAGTCGATCTTCCTTGGGATTCTTGGATTTTCTGTAAGTTCAAAGTCTAAGAGTTCAGCCTTTGGTCCAACTGGTGGGGCAAACTCATTTGGCAGAACTTTTAAAATTGGCTTTCTCTTGAGAAGAATTTCGCTATCTACTGGTCTTATTGACATTGCCAACTCTTGAATTTCGCTCAGAATTCGCTGGCTTTTGCTCACTTTTACATCAGCCTTCGTTTCTCCCATAACCAAAAGCGAGCGGTATTTGAGAATGTCATTTATTGTTTTGTTTTCCCATTTAAGGGGGTTGTCAAGATAAGATGTGTTTCCTTCAATTGGCGGCACAAGGGGGCCAATTCTAACCCTTGGATATCCAAACTCCCCAACGAATATACTTGGCGGTGAAGAGCCAAAAATTTCCCTTCTGTTTACAATTCTCTCGACACTTTTAACTACCCTAAATCTCTCAAGAATTGGGCATGTGGGTCGCCCACAGAGTAATTTACGACCTTTGCATAATGCACATAGCCTTGAGTTAAAGAGCTGCATCATTATTAGTTTATGCACTGGTATTTATAATTGCCCCCTCCAAAAAGCTTAAATACCCACTGCTTATGAGTAATAACCGTGCCGCGGTAGCCTAGCCTGGTAGGGCGCCGGCCTGCTAAGCCGGTGGGCGTGGTCCCTCCGGGGTTCAAATCCCCGCCGCGGCGCCAGCCTTGCTTCTCTGGGTCAAATGCCGGGATAGCCTAGAGGTGAGGCGGGGGACTGCAGATCCCCTTTACGGGGGTTCGAATCCCCCTCCCGGCTCCATAAAACTTTTTCTAATAAAAAAGTTCGATCAAAGTTTGTTTTGTCTTTGTGTTTTTCTTAAAGTGGAGTTTCTTTAGATTGGCGTATTTTCAGGTCTTCACTAAAAAGCGTCCTATGAACGCAAGAAGAAAAGAGACTGCTTACTTAAAATGCTGCATCTCAAATAACTTTTAATCCAGATCCAGTTAAAGGCAACAGTACTTTTGAACCTTTTTCAAATTCACCTCTCTCAAGAAGTTTCTTAAATGCAGCAAAGACTACTGCAGAAGTTGGCTCAATCAAGAAACCCATTGAAATGAGGTCATTAAAGGCTCTGTCTATTTCGCTATCACTAACTGACATGCAGAATCCTTCGGTTTCTTTTAGAGCTTTGAGCATTTGCTCCTTTCTTGGAGGTTCTGGGATTGCTATCCCCTCTGCAAGCTTACTTTTCCTTTTGCTCCGCTTGCATAAGCTTTCATAACCTTCAGCTTGAACTGCAATTAGCTTCGGCATTTTAGCTTTTTCGAAATTCTTGATCTCTTTGAATCCTTTATACAGTCCTAAAAATAGTGTCCCACTTCCTGTTGGGACTAAGGCATAATCAACTTCTCCAATTTGCTCAAAAATCTCATATGCAGCGATTTTCGTACCCTCTAAGAAATAGGGATTATACCAGTGTGAAATATAAAATGCATCTTTAAACTCACGGGCTTTCCAATGTACTTCCATTCTTGAGCCTTTGATTTCATGAATTTCAGCCCCTAAAAGTTTTAAAATCCTTTTCTTCCCTTTGCTTGTGTGCTCTGGAATAAATACATGAACTTTAATCCCTTCAGCTTTTCCAAAAAGTGCAAAGCTTATGGCCGCATTTCCTGATGAATCGATGCTTATCTC
This genomic window contains:
- a CDS encoding alkaline phosphatase family protein codes for the protein MREKLALISLDGNGVYNLKHMPFLRSLIEEGSFEVVDSIFPTLTDLVHTSVMTGVYPKDHGVVENGYYDRLSDRKINFYDYEVAFNPHKVIKARTIVDILREKGIRSASVSGYTMPPFSGTNVRIFPPFFSDDKLYRQHGRDWRKDVWVAQSALYLYEECKPDLLLVHFCSIDGMQHDYGIKSEEALKAVKTVDEMLKLIWKRLKDEYAFIIFADHGQENVHTWVNLKTYLKKHGIETLRVSSGGGVHIYLKDPNQAEEAYQVLLKAPGVKHVFFRDDLPHLNTPNSGELMVSAKEGYWFCSHAKCKGIKGTSYWVKGMHGSMNEQVVKVPLILWGFENVNIENACLMDIAPTVLTFFGIEKPKEMVGKSLLT
- a CDS encoding Nre family DNA repair protein, with the protein product MMQLFNSRLCALCKGRKLLCGRPTCPILERFRVVKSVERIVNRREIFGSSPPSIFVGEFGYPRVRIGPLVPPIEGNTSYLDNPLKWENKTINDILKYRSLLVMGETKADVKVSKSQRILSEIQELAMSIRPVDSEILLKRKPILKVLPNEFAPPVGPKAELLDFELTENPRIPRKIDYVVSDELKAEEAIIKLYTWEFDEYYIIRLLSAGLLGISRKLVPTRWSITAVQDTIGKHLRKEILKYDTINEFELYFYEFLGNRYAVLLMPESYAFELLEVWLKGSLFGSEEPQVIHDYEDWRGIRGYAEETTGAYYAARLSVLEFLRNRKRQARILVFREVTPKYYAPVGVWQIRLGVKKALKNPVGKFDTLQEALNEVKKLLEHPLEKYLEKSWLLKMRKKQMTLDEFLKNF
- a CDS encoding pyridoxal-phosphate dependent enzyme, encoding MLKCQKCGKTYEKFRLVCECGGLLDVVMEFKGSFERLLKKEYLDVRRYLNFLPINEGVLPKLVLPITPTVEMDVENVKVLFKLEYLMPSGSFKDRGTYVTISKLKEEEIKEISIDSSGNAAISFALFGKAEGIKVHVFIPEHTSKGKKRILKLLGAEIHEIKGSRMEVHWKAREFKDAFYISHWYNPYFLEGTKIAAYEIFEQIGEVDYALVPTGSGTLFLGLYKGFKEIKNFEKAKMPKLIAVQAEGYESLCKRSKRKSKLAEGIAIPEPPRKEQMLKALKETEGFCMSVSDSEIDRAFNDLISMGFLIEPTSAVVFAAFKKLLERGEFEKGSKVLLPLTGSGLKVI